In one window of Pagrus major chromosome 12, Pma_NU_1.0 DNA:
- the sptan1 gene encoding spectrin alpha chain, non-erythrocytic 1 isoform X2: MDTAGAKVLETAEDIQERRQQVLDRYRRFKDLSIMRRQKLEDSYRFQFFRRDADELEKWIQEKLQIASDENYKDPSNLQGKLQKHQAFEAEVQANAGAIIKLDETGNLMISEGHFASETIRTRLEELHRLWDLLLQRTKEKGMRLLQAQKLVQYLRECEDAMDWITDKEAMATSEELGQDLEHVELLQKKFEEFQTDLAAHEERVNEVNQLAAKLIQESHPEVELIVRKQDEVNAAWQRLKGLAQQRQGKLFGAAEVQRFNRDVDETISWIKEKEQLMASDDFGRDLASVQALLRKHEGLERDLAALEDKVNTLGGDAERLQQTHPQNASQIHLKKDELVTNWEQIRTLAAERHARLNDSYRLQRFTADFRDLTSWVTEMKALINADELANDVAGAEALLDRHQEHKGEIDAHEDSFRATDEAGRALLNTGHYASDEVKEKLGILTEEKESLLDLWEVRRQQYEQCMDLQLFYRDTEQVDNWMSKQEAFLLNEDLGDSLDSVEALLKKHEDFEKSLSAQEEKITALDEFATKLIQNNHYAKEDVATRRDALLSRRNALHERAQSRRAALEDSFHLQQFFRDSDELKSWINEKMKTATDEAYKDPSNLQGKVQKHQAFEAELSANQSRIDALQKSGQELLDGKHYASTEVAGRMEEVSSQWKKLLEATELKGIKLREANQQQQFNRNVEDIELWLYEVEGHLASDDYGKDLTSVQNLQKKHALLEADVAAHQDRIDGITIQARQFQEAGHFDADNIRKKQEALVARYEALREPMAARKQKLSDSLRLQQLFRDVEDEETWIREKEPIAASTNRGKDLIGVQNLLKKHQALQAEITGHEPRIKAVTQKGDAMVEEGHFAAEEVKVKLGELHGRWDTLKAKASQRRQDLEDSLQAQQYFADANEAESWMREKEPIVGSVDYGKDEDSAEALLKKHEALMSDLTAYGSSIHGLKEQAQSCRQQVAPTDDETGKELVLALYDYQEKSPREVTMKKGDILTLLNSTNKDWWKVEVNDRQGFVPAAYVKKLDPTQSSSRENLLDEHGSIALRQDQIENQYGTLMELGEKRKDMLEKSCKKFMLFREANELQQWINEKESALTNEEVGSDLEQVEVLQKKFDDFQKDLKANESRLRDINKVASELESEGLMAEEAPMVQAQQQEMLGAAPGKDEADSKTASPWKNIRLAVQTTANFNTIKELNNRWRSLQQLAEDRSNMLGSAHEVQRFHRDADETKEWIEEKNQALNTDNYGHDLASVQALQRKHEGFERDLAALGDKVNSLGETAERLIQSHPEAVDDIQEKCTELNTAWSSLVGRADQRKDKLGNSHDLQRFLSDFRDLMSWINGIRGLVSSEELAKDVTGAEALLERHQEHRTEIDARAGTFHAFEQFGQQLLVRGHYASPEIQQKLEALDRERADLEKAWVQRRMMLDQCLELQLFNRDCEQAENWMAAREAFLASDDKGDSLDSVEALIKKHEDFDKAINVQEEKIAALQSFAEQLIGADHYAKPEIFNRRKEVLDRWRHLKAQMIEKRSKLGESQTLQQFSRDVDEIEAWISEKLQTATDESYKDPTNIQSKHQKHQAFEAELHANADRIRGVIDTGNALIQRGACAGSEDAVKARLNALDEQWQFLVNKSAEKSQKLKEANKQQNFNTGIKDFDFWLSEVEALLASEDYGKDLASVNNLLKKHQLLEADISAHEDRLKDLNGQADSLMASNAFDTSQVKDKRDAVNSRFTKIKSMAAGRRAKLNESHRLHQFFRDLDDEESWIKEKKLLVSSEDYGRDLTGVQNLRKKHKRLEAELGAHEPAIQSVLDTGKKLSDDNTIGQEEIQQRLAQFVDHWKELKDLSGARGQRLEESLEYQQFVANVEEEEAWINEKLNLVGSEDYGDTLAAVQGLLKKHEAFETDFTVHRDRVNDVCANGEELIKKNNHHVDNISAKMSALRGKVSELERAAAQRKAKLDENSAFLQFNWKADVVESWICEKENSLKTDDYGRDLSSVQTLLTKQETFDAGLQAFQQEGITNITALKDQLLAAKHVQSKAIEARHAALMKRWNQLLSNSTARKKKLLEAQEHFRKVEDLFLTFAKKASAFNSWFENAEEDLTDPVRCNSLEEIRALREAHEAFRSSLSSAQADFNQLAELDNHIKSYQVVSNPYTWFTMEALEETWGNLQKIIKERELELQKEQRRQEENDKLRQEFAQHANAFHQWLQETRTYLLDGSCMVEESGTLESQLEATKRKHQEIRAMRSQLKKIEDLGAAMEEALILDNKYTEHSTVGLAQQWDQLDQLGMRMQHNLEQQIQARNTTGVTEEALKEFSMMFKHFDKEKSGRLNHQEFKSCLRSLGYDLPMVEEGEPDPEFESILDTVDPNRDGNVSLQEYMAFMISRETENVKSSEEIESAFRALSTENKPYVTKEELYQNLTKEQADYCLSHMKPFLDSKGRELPTAFDFVEFTRSLFVN; encoded by the exons ATGGACACCGCTGGGGCCAAAGTGCTGGAGACAGCAGAAGACATCCAGGAGCGCCGGCAGCAGGTGCTGGACCGCTACCGGCGTTTCAAGGACCTGTCGATTATGCGCCGGCAGAAGCTGGAGGACTCTTACCGCTTTCAGTTTTTCCGCCGTGACGCAGATGAGTTGGAGAAGTGGATCCAGGAGAAGCTGCAGATCGCCTCTGATGAGAACTACAAAGACCCCTCCAACCTGCAG GGTAAGCTGCAGAAACATCAGGCCTTTGAAGCTGAAGTTCAGGCCAATGCTGGGGCCATTATCAAACTGGACGAGACTGGAAACCTTATGATCAGCGAGGGACACTTTGCCTCAGAGACCATTCGA ACTCGTCTTGAGGAGTTACATCGCCTATGGGACCTCCTGCTCCAGAGGACAAAGGAAAAGGGCATGCGTCTCCTGCAGGCCCAGAAACTAGTCCAGTACCTGCGTGAGTGTGAAGATGCCATGGACTGGATCACTGACAAG GAGGCGATGGCCACCTCCGAGGAGCTGGGCCAGGACCTGGAGCATGTGGAGCTCTTGCAGAAGAAGTTTGAGGAGTTCCAGACAGACCTGGCTGCCCATGAGGAACGTGTGAATGAGGTGAACCAGCTGGCAGCCAAGCTGATCCAGGAGTCCCATCCCGAGGTTGAGCTCATTGTTCGCAAGCAAGATGAGGTCAACGCAGCCTGGCAGCGCCTGAAGGGCCTGGCCCAGCAGAGGCAGGGCAAGCTGTTTGGGGCTGCTGAGGTGCAGCGCTTCAACAG GGATGTGGATGAGACCATCAGTTGGATCAAGGAGAAGGAGCAGCTGATGGCCTCTGATGACTTTGGTCGAGACCTGGCAAGTGTGCAGGCTCTGCTTCGCAAACACGAGGGTCTGGAGAGAGACCTGGCTGCCCTGGAAGATAAG GTCAACACACTGGGTGGTGATGCAGAGCGCCTACAGCAGACACATCCCCAAAATGCCTCCCAAATCCATCTGAAGAAAGACGAGCTCGTCACCAACTGGGAGCAGATTCGCACTTTGGCTGCTGAGCGCCACGCCCGCCTGAACGACTCCTACAG GCTGCAGCGTTTCACTGCTGACTTCAGGGATCTGACCAGCTGGGTGACAGAGATGAAGGCCCTTATCAATGCTGACGAACTGGCCAATGATGTGGCTGGAGCGGAAGCTCTGCTAGACCGCCACCAGGAGCATAAG GGAGAGATTGATGCCCATGAGGACAGTTTCAGAGCCACTGATGAAGCTGGCCGGGCCTTACTCAATACAGGACACTACGCCTCTGACGAGGTCAAGGAAAAG ctgggCATCCTTACAGAGGAGAAGGAGTCTCTGCTGGATCTGTGGGAGGTTCGTAGGCAGCAGTATGAACAGTGCATGGACCTGCAGCTCTTCTACAGGGATACTGAGCAAGTTGACAACTGGATGAGCAAACAAGAG GCTTTCCTCCTGAATGAAGACCTTGGTGACTCCCTGGACAGTGTAGAGGCACTACTGAAAAAACATGAAGACTTTGAGAAGTCACTTAGCGCCCAGGAAGAGAAGATAACT GCCCTGGATGAGTTTGCAACCAAACTAATTCAGAACAACCACTATGCCAAAGAAGACGTGGCTACCCGCAGAGATGCT CTGCTCAGCCGCCGCAACGCCCTGCATGAGCGTGCTCAGTCTCGTCGGGCTGCCTTGGAGGATTCTTTCCACCTGCAGCAGTTCTTCAGGGACTCTGATGAGCTCAAGAGTTGGATCAACGAGAAGATGAAGACCGCCACAGATGAGGCTTACAAG GACCCCTCCAACCTGCAGGGCAAGGTGCAGAAACACCAGGCTTTTGAAGCTGAGCTGTCAGCGAATCAGAGCCGCATCGATGCCCTGCAGAAGTCAGGCCAGGAGCTGCTGGACGGAAAGCATTACGCCTCCACTGAGGTGGCTGGCCGCATGGAGGAGGTCAGCTCCCAGTGGAAGAAACTACTAGAGGCCACTGAGCTCAAAG gCATCAAGCTCCGTGAGgccaaccagcagcagcagttcaacAGAAACGTTGAGGACATTGAGCTGTGGCTGTATGAGGTTGAGGGCCACCTGGCTTCAGATGACTACGGAAAAGACCTGACCAGTGTCCAGAACCTGCAGAAAAAGCATGCACTGCTGGAGGCTGATGTGGCTGCTCACCAG GATCGCATTGATGGCATAACAATCCAGGCTCGCCAGTTCCAAGAGGCTGGGCACTTTGATGCTGACAACATCCGCAAGAAACAGGAGGCCTTGGTGGCGCGTTATGAAGCTCTGCGTGAGCCCATGGCTGCACGCAAGCAGAAACTGTCGGACTCTCTCAGGCTTCAGCAGCTGTTCAGAGATGTGGAGGATGAGGAGACTTGGATCCGTGAGAAAGAGCCCATTGCTGCCTCTACTAACAGAG GCAAAGACCTGATTGGTGTCCAGAACTTGCTGAAGAAGCACCAGGCCCTGCAGGCCGAGATCACTGGTCATGAGCCTCGCATTAAGGCTGTCACCCAGAAAGGAGATGCCATGGTGGAGGAAG GGCACTTTGCTGCGGAGGAGGTGAAAGTTAAGTTGGGTGAACTACATGGACGCTGGGACACATTGAAGGCTAAGGCGTCCCAAAGAAGACAGGATCTGGAGGACTCTTTGCAGGCTCAGCAATACTTTGCAGATGCAAACGAGGCTGAATCTTGGATGAGGGAGAAGGAGCCCATTGTGGGGAGCGTAGACTATGGCAAAGACGAGGACTCTGCTGAG GCTCTGCTGAAGAAGCATGAGGCCCTGATGTCTGACCTGACTGCGTACGGCAGCAGCATTCACGGGCTGAAGGAACAGGCCCAGTCCTGCAGG CAACAAGTGGCACCAACTGATGACGAGACTGGGAAAGAGCTGGTCCTGGCCTTGTATGACTACCAGGAGAAGAGTCCCCGTGAAGTTACTATGAAGAAGGGAGACATCCTCACCCTGCTCAACAGCACCAACAAG GACTGGTGGAAGGTGGAGGTGAACGATCGTCAGGGCTTTGTTCCTGCTGCTTATGTGAAGAAGCTTGACCCCACCCAGTCCTCTTCCAGGGAAAACCTGCTAGATGAGCATGGTAGCATTGCACTGCGCCAAGACCAGATTGAGAATCA GTACGGCACTCTGATGGAGCTGGGAGAGAAACGCAAGGACATGCTAGAGAAGAGCTGTAAGAAGTTCATGTTGTTCCGCGAGGCCAATGAGCTTCAGCAGTGGATCAATGAGAAGGAGAGCGCCCTCACTAACGAAGAAGTCGGCTCTGACCTGGAGCAGGTCGAGGTCTTGCAGAAGAAGTTTGACGACTTCCAGAAG GACCTGAAGGCCAATGAGTCTCGTCTGAGGGACATCAACAAAGTAGCTTCTGAGCTGGAGTCTGAAGGTCTCATGGCTGAGGAGGCCCCCATGGTTCAGGCCCAG CAACAAGAGATGCTTGGTGCTGCACCTGGCAAG GATGAAGCTGATTCCAAGACTGCTTCTCCATGGAAG AATATACGCTTGGCTGTTCAAACAACGGCTAACTTTAATACTATCAAG gAGCTGAACAATCGCTGGCGGTCCCTGCAGCAGCTTGCTGAAGATAGGAGCAACATGCTGGGCAGTGCCCATGAGGTACAGCGATTCCACAG GGATGCTGATGAAACCAAAGAGTGGATTGAGGAGAAGAACCAGGCCCTCAACACTGACAATTATGGTCACGACTTGGCCAGTGTCCAGGCTTTGCAGCGCAAACATGAAGGCTTTGAGAGGGACCTGGCAGCCCTGGGTGATAAG GTGAACTCTCTTGGGGAGACAGCAGAGCGTCTGATTCAGTCCCACCCTGAAGCAGTGGATGACATCCAGGAGAAATGCACTGAGCTGAACACTGCCTGGAGCAGCCTGGTAGGACGTGCTGACCAGCGCAAAGACAAGCTTGGCAACTCCCACGACCTGCAGCgcttcctctctgacttcag AGATCTGATGTCATGGATTAATGGCATCCGAGGACTTGTGTCCTCAGAGGAGCTTGCCAAGGATGTGACCGGAGCCGAGGCCCTTCTGGAAAGACACCAG GAACATCGCACAGAGATCGATGCTCGTGCTGGTACCTTCCACGCCTTTGAACAGTTCGgccagcagctgctggtgcGAGGCCACTATGCTAGTCCCGAGATTCAGCAGAAACTTGAGGCTCTAGACCGTGAGCGTGCTGACCTGGAGAAGGCCTGGGTGCAGCGTCGAATGATGTTAGACCAGTGCCTTGAGCTCCAG CTCTTCAACAGGGACTGTGAGCAGGCTGAGAACTGGATGGCAGCTCGAGAAGCCTTCCTCGCCAGTGACGACAAGGGTGACTCCCTGGACAGTGTGGAGGCCCTCATCAAGAAACATGAAGACTTTGACAAGGCCATTAACGTGCAG GAGGAGAAGATTGCTGCTCTGCAGTCCTTTGCTGAACAGCTGATTGGAGCTGACCATTATGCCAAACCTGAGATCTTCAACCGCCGCAAGGAAGTCCTCGACAG GTGGCGCCACCTGAAGGCCCAGATGATCGAAAAGCGTTCCAAGCTGGGTGAATCCCAGACCTTGCAGCAGTTCAGCAGGGATGTGGACGAAATTGAGGCTTGGATCAGCGAGAAGCTTCAGACTGCAACTGATGAGTCTTACAAGGACCCGACCAACATCCAG AGTAAGCATCAGAAACATCAGGCATTTGAGGCTGAGCTACATGCCAACGCAGACCGAATCCGTGGAGTCATTGATACCGGCAACGCCCTGATCCAAAGAGGAGCTTGTGCCGGCAGTGAGGATGCAGTCAAG GCACGCCTCAATGCTCTGGATGAACAGTGGCAGTTCCTTGTCAACAAATCTGCAGAAAAGAGCCAGAAACTCAAAGAGGCCAACAAGCAGCAGAACTTCAACACGGGCATCAAGGACTTCGACTTCTGGCTCTCTGAG GTGGAAGCTCTTCTTGCCTCTGAGGATTATGGCAAAGATCTGGCCTCAGTCAACAACCTGCTGAAGAAACACCAGCTTCTGGAGGCTGACATTTCTGCCCATGAG GATCGTCTGAAAGATCTGAACGGCCAGGCTGACAGTCTGATGGCCAGCAACGCCTTCGACACATCACAGGTGAAGGACAAGCGCGATGCCGTCAACAGCCGCTTCACGAAGATCAAGAGCATGGCAGCTGGTCGCCGCGCTAAACTCAACGAGTCCCACCGTCTGCATCAGTTCTTCAGGGACCTGGATGATGAAGAATCTTGGATCAA agaaaagaagctgctcgTAAGTTCGGAGGACTACGGACGTGATTTGACAGGAGTACAGAATTTGAGGAAGAAACACAAGAGGCTGGAGGCTGAGCTGGGAGCCCATGAGCCGGCCATTCAG TCGGTGCTGGATACTGGGAAGAAGCTGTCTGATGACAACACCATCGGCCAGGAGGAGATCCAGCAGAGGCTTGCCCAGTTTGTCGACCACTGGAAGGAACTCAAAGACTTATCTGGAGCAAG GGGACAGAGGCTGGAGGAGTCGCTGGAGTACCAGCAGTTTGTGGCGAAcgtggaagaggaagaagcttGGATTAATGAGAAGTTGAATCTAGTGGGGAGTGAGGACTATGGAGATACGCTGGCTGCTGTGCAG GGTTTGCTGAAAAAGCATGAAGCATTTGAGACTGACTTCACTGTGCACAGGGACAGAGTCAACGATGTGTGTGCTAATGGAGAGGAGCTTATCAAGAAG AATAACCATCATGTGGACAACATCAGTGCCAAGATGTCGGCTCTGCGGGGCAAAGTGTCTGAGCTGGAGAGGGCAGCAGCTCAAAGGAAGGCCAAGCTGGATGAGAACTCCGCCTTCCTGCAGTTCAACTGGAAGGCTGACGTGGTGGAGTCCTGGATCT GTGAGAAAGAGAACAGCCTGAAGACTGATGACTATGGCAGAGACCTGTCCTCTGTGCAGACTCTGCTCACCAAGCAG GAGACATTTGATGCTGGTCTCCAGGCCTTCCAGCAGGAGGGTATCACCAACATTACAGCTCTCAAggaccagctgctggctgccaAGCACGTCCAATCAAAAGCCATCGAAGCTCGTCACGCTGCCTTGATGAAGCGCTGGAACCAGCTGCTGTCCAACTCAACAGCTCGCAAGAAGAAGCTTCTGGAGGCTCAGGAGCACTTCAGAAAG GTTGAGGACTTATTCCTGACATTTGCCAAGAAAGCATCAGCCTTCAACAGCTGGTTTGAGAACGCAGAGGAGGATCTGACAGACCCAGTGAGGTGCAACTCTCTGGAGGAGATCCGGGCGCTGCGTGAGGCCCACGAGGCCTTCCGCTCCTCGCTGAGCTCGGCTCAGGCCGATTTCAACCAGCTGGCCGAGCTGGACAATCACATTAAGAGCTACCAGGTGGTGTCCAACCCCTACACCTGGTTCACAATGGAGGCCCTGGAGGAAACGTGGGGGAACCTGCAGAAGATCATCAAG GAGCgagagctggagctgcagaAGGAGCAAAGGAGGCAGGAGGAAAATGACAAGTTGCGCCAGGAGTTTGCACAGCACGCAAACGCTTTCCACCAGTGGCTGCAGGAGACGAG GACCTATCTTCTGGATGG GTCATGTATGGTGGAAGAGTCTGGTACCCTGGAGTCCCAACTGGAGGCCACCAAG cgtaAGCACCAGGAAATCCGGGCTATGCGCAGCCAGTTAAAGAAGATTGAAGACCTGGGTGCAGCTATGGAGGAAGCGCTTATCTTGGACAACAAGTACACAGAGCACAGTACAGTGGGCCTGGCCCAGCAGTGGGACCAACTAGACCAATTGGGAATGAGAATGCAGCACAACCTGGAGCAACAAATACAGGCCAG GAACACCACTGGAGTGACAGAGGAGGCTCTGAAGGAGTTCAGCATGATGTTCAA GCATTTCGACAAGGAGAAGTCTGGCCGTCTAAACCACCAAGAGTTCAAGTCATGTCTACGCTCGCTGGGCTACGACCTGCCCATGGTGGAAGAAGGCGAACCAGATCCTGAGTTTGAGTCCATACTGGATACTGTTGATCCCAACAG GGATGGCAACGTGTCGTTGCAGGAGTACATGGCATTCATGATCAGCCGCGAGACAGAGAACGTCAAGTCCAGTGAGGAGATAGAGAGCGCCTTCCGAGCTCTGAGCACTGAGAACAAACCCTACGTCACTAAAGAAGAGCTCTACCAG AACCTGACCAAGGAGCAGGCAGATTACTGCCTCTCACACATGAAGCCCTTCCTCGACAGCAAGGGCCGCGAGCTGCCGACAGCTTTCGACTTTGTCGAATTCACCCGCTCGCTCTTTGTCAACTGA